The segment AATGAATAACAAACATCAGCCCTACTTAACATTTCCAGAAACATTCTGGTTCAGAACAATCCTAACACATGGAaaacacctgaaaaaataaacgCTGCATGCAAAAAACTAACTATGAACTCACAGACCTGAACTGCACATATAtgtgctgaaaacacacaacctgCATTACTGTGAGATCTCTGGCAGGACTTCACCTCCGCGATTATATCCATCAGGGGAAGAACAAAGAATAGAGTCCTCTCTTCACACTCTGGATCTGCTCCCCTAGCTACAAAACAGTACACAAGCCCGAAGAAAACACTATTCAAAATCTTACACATCTGtgaaaatctatttttttcttatattcTTGTCATGCTGGCTGTTATCTTTGAGCTTTTAAAACAGCATTTTTCTGCCGGCAGATTGAAGGATGCAACATCACAGACGAAACAAAAGACAGGTCAATGGTTCTGCACTATTCCATGGTCACCTGTGACTACTCACCATTTCACTGAGAAGTCTGTCCTGAACTGACTTCATGTCGTTTTTTATTGCACACATCTGAAAacagcaggcagagcagcaggattATATAAGTGGTAACAGAATATGACACAGTCAGGACAAGCAATGAGTAATTTGATGGGGTAAGCAAATTGTTGTAAAGGCCACTTGGCAAAAAAATGACTAGGCAGACAGCTTGACAGACAGAGGTGACATATTCTACTTGAACAACCAGTGTGTATGATTTACTAGCATTTAACAGTGATGATGCACATATAGCACATAAAAGCCTGTCCCTAACTCTTAAATTTCAAAAGTGAGCTGAGAATGGCTCAGAATGTCCAAAACAAGGTGCTCTTCAGAGACAGTGTTTGTCTAGACTGATTGAAAAgctaacaaaaacacatcagtgtagATAAAGCTGATTCTGCCTGCTATACTCTTGCTAGTCGATTCCTACACACTGGacctttaaaaatatttaactgtGAACTATGAAAATTGTTTAGTCAAAACTAACTGAATTTTAAATCAGTCCAACACTTGAGCAGAATGAACCACATAGTTGTGACATTTAGGTCTAAGGGTCAGACCTTGGATGTGAAAACTCCTTCTTCATATTCTAAGCTGTAACATGCGGTACTCTCAATTGCCTTCTTCAAAGTTTCATTTctgaaaaaagaacaaggaCAGTTAAAGAGGGATACCGGTGCTGGTTTACAGCATGGCACTGGATCAAGGACAGTATTTGTTTGAGTCAAAATAGTTGGCTTAGTCAAAATAGTTATATAGTTCTTTACATGTCTTTCATGGTGGGTCAACACTTTAAAGGAATTCTGAAACACATTTACCACAGTTTCTGGTATGTGTGTCCACAAACTCTGGGAAGGTATGAATGTGatgaggttttaaaaaaaacatatatatagaGACTAATAGAAAGAATAACGGCTCTTGCGGTTGTCAAGTGAAGCAACATTAAATCATGCAAAGAGGGTGACCCCTATGAGGCACACTGATAAATACAAAGAGCACTGATTAAATCCTCACCAAACAGCTCGTGCTGTAAGGTATATTTATGGTAATAAGCCTGAAGAATAATGTATTTTCCAGTCAAACAGATACACATCTAATTTTCACCTCTGAGTTTCTTGCTTCTGGTAAGAATGAAAAGCCATGGTCTGATTTTTCCAGAACATCTGTTAAAGAACCCAGACAGCGATCAGACACCATTTAATGAATAAGTCATGTTATATATAAAGGCAGTCTCAGCTGACACAACGTTCTACATGGAGATGTGTTGTTCTTTATATTTTCAATAATAACACTACACACATAGTATATCTTAGACTGTGAAGAGAATAATAGTAAAAAGTCTTACAGTCAGATCCTTCTCCATGCTTTGCAACTCTGTGTCATTCTGTTCCAATTTGTTAATCTCTTCCAAGAGGACCTTCTGAACCTGTTGAAGCCTCTCGGTTCTGtatagagaaagaaagaaatatcaGACAGATACTAAAATTAAACTTAAATCTTAAACGTCTTTAACAAAGAACTAACAAAGTACTTAATATATTCCACAGCCATTCTATAAAAGAACCACATTTTTGGGTATTCAGTCATCAAATTAGGTAAAAATGGTAGCACAGAATCAGTTGTTTTATGTACTGCACTCCTGACATTTTCTAGATATCGCCTGGTAGAGCTGTATACATATCGCATTTGTGAAAATGCCTTAAGAGAAAGTTAGCTCAATTACATACTAACTGACCTGTATTTGGTAACTTGCATGTTGATGCAGGAGACATGCTGTTGGACAGCCTTCATGCACTGCTTGTGAAGTTCCGTCATCCTACCACTGGTCTgtacacaaatacattttacaataGCTGGATGACTCAGAATAATTAAAATAGAGTGCAGCGCTCAAGACATACAAGTAAAATAGGtctaatatatattaatatagcAACCTAATACATAAGAGATTAGTATATATACCTAAACTTCATACAGTGCCaaattatttataaatgtataatgtatttataaatgtgtatttgtatgtaGTGTCCAACCTGGAACGTCTTATTTAGCTCAGAGCCCATgtgctgacacaggttaggtGGTTTTACATTGATGCTTGGCAACTCTAAATCGTCATCCATGTCCATGTCTGCTATGTCAGCGTTCCAACGACTGGTGCCAATGTGGGAGGAAGTCATCACTCGGCTTACCCCATCTGCAGCaactgtgtgtgggggggggggggggggggggggcagacaaCATAGAGCCACTCTACACTATACAAAACAAGCCGTTCTCTTTGAAGCTAGATTTTAATGTGTGCACTCCATTCTATAATGGATCCGAGTGTTCTGAAGAGGTTGCATCAAGACTTGTAGAGGCCAACAAAGTAGGTATACAAGTGAGAGAGGTGAGATCTGTTGCATTTAGGGTCCTATGTGTTTGATTAATGGCAGatgtatataaatatgtttttgttttttattgatatttcaATCATTCTGTCGAAGCCTTACAGGACTGGAACAATTTCCTTGGTTTCATTCGAGGTGAATTCTGCcttcttgtctttcttttcttcctctgttccttctcatctacatcagaatgactggaaagggagatgtggcgcTTGCGGCTGGGTCCTGTAACAGAACCCAAAACATGATAAAATGATGATAACACAAGGATTTTCTCTATCAAACAGGAAAGTGATTTTTCTGTGACACCACGAGAGACATATAATTTTAGCCTTATTTTATGGAGGCATAGGATTAGAATGCAGCAATTAGTAAATTTAGGACCAAAAAACAAGTTGAACAAAACAGATATTTTACCTGAGAAATCACAACATGCAAGATCTTGGTCAGAGAGTGGTGTATTCTGTCAGTGTATAAAGTAATGAGTTAGTCTTTTGTTTGATAACTTTGTAACCTATGAATGACCTTTCAGTGATACAGTTTTAATAATataacaaatacaaataaaatgctATTAAGGGCCTACCTCTGTCTCACGAGACACAGCCAGGAGAACAGAGCTATTCTTATCTCTGCAACTCAGTATTGAAGACTtagtagatgactggctcagggAATCCAAAGATAAAGAAGACTCTTTACTGAGGCCATTTTGGTGACTGTAATTTACAGAGTCTCTATGGAATGGTGACTGAGGAGGAGAGGGCATGGGTGGGTTATCCATCTCAATGACAGTGGACGACAACAGAGGCTGTGTGGGACGAAGTAAAATTGGTTGTTGAGGGAGGGGAAGTGTTACTCTACACCAGGCAATTAATGACATGAACACCTTGATACAGAATGTATGTAACAGTGGTGATGTACCTTTGTTGCAGAAGGTCCATTGATTTGACCTCCTTGGAaatggagagaggagggagactgGATTGATTGAGTCTTATATGAGCTGCGGTTCTTGTCTGCACCACAGACCGACAGGTTGCAGTTTTCCTTTCTGCTGACTGTTGAGCAAGGCTTGGGTAGCTGCATAACTGGTGAAGGGGTGTCCTGGCAGGGAGGATTaggggagggaggaagatggGATCCCCGCGGGGTAAGGAGAAGGGAGCAGGTCAAATCCAAGGTTGGGACTGACATCTCAACAGCTGTGAGGgtccaaaataaacacagatgttCATACAGCTGGCTTTAGAAGTTGAACAGAAAGTGAAAGGTCAATATATACATGCTTTTCTACATATCCATTTACAGTTTAGAGGTTGGAGAGCAGATGGGTTCTTTATGcaacactttaaaaatgaaattgtGCAAACATATTGTTTGCAAAACATGTaagaaatattctgtttatCAAATACAGCCTGAACAATCATAGatgtctgtgaatgaaaacatcCAAGGCACACAAAAGGACTATTAAATATGCATCTGCTGTAATACAATTTAATCAAACTTGAAACACTGAGAAGGCATAAGTTAATGTCAAAGCAGTCAAGTGACTGTTATCTAGCTGAAGTTGGTGAGTAGCTCCACAAAGAGTATTACATCTCATTTTCTCAATGACAGGAGGGGATGGACAAGAAGAGGTCTGGCATGAGGTCCAGGACTCCTTCATTTGTTCTTGGGCAGTGATGGCGTTTTTCGTATTCAACTTCTGCTGCTGAAAAATAAGGTGTTTCTGTTAATCCTTGATCAAACACAAACCCTATTTAGAACCACAACAAACAAGATCATTGTTACTGCtatgtattttttctttaataaatcAATTTGAACTACTACACACAATACAACATGTTTGCCTacacagctttgacaatgaaaCGTCAACACCTGTACCTAAGTAAATTTGTCTGTTCCTGTATATGATAATTTTCTATTAAGTAAATAGTTTTCGTTGCAGTGATTTAACTTTTTCTGACTTTTTCCAAAACAGACTAATAATAAACAACCATTACAGAAAATAGTATCACTGGATCAATGTAATCTTTCACAAAGCCTATGCAATCCAAAATGTAAGCTAAAATGTCCCACCTTCAAAGCAGCTGGCTTTTTCAAATTTGACTGGTTGTCGCACTCTCCTTTCCTGTAGTTTGGTCCTGTGGTTTGTTCAGAGAAAGTgccttttctcttcttctctggagCCTCTGAATAGGTctcatttttcctctgctgctggtaAACAAAATATTTCTGTTGGCaggttatttaaataaaagagaATGTAATAATGCTGCCACTGTTTACTATTTCTGCAGCTGTAAAATTATaatgcacacatgctgcatctACATAAGCAGAACTATGGAACTATGGTACAGGTAAGTTAGGCAATACAAGGTTCTactacacacatgcaaacagagCCACAGATCAGTCAGCCCGACTGTTCTTTACTGTACAATATGCACCAGTGGTGCTGTTTTCTTTCTAGTCAGGTACAAATGTTTTTGGCAGCATACAACCTAAATTTACTGACCTGTAGCTTTTCTGATACACACTCTAAATCTGGCTTCATATAGCTGGCCAGTTTTTTCTTAGCAGTGTTCTTTGTCTTTATGAGAGGAGGCTCATTTGTCTTTCCAGTATTTTGCAGATGATCAGAGTTCTAATTTAAGggacacaaatattttttttttattattatttagaaaTGCACTACAGCGTCATTACCACTACTGCTTTCTGTATTGCCATCAAAACTACAATACGGACAAGTTATTTTCTATTCACACATCAGTTCAGTCGAACATCACAATGAATACACTGATGAGCTATACAGGGTAAAAATCAGGCTGATGTCTGGCAAGACTGAAATAGCCATCTGTGTTCTCACTTACAGCTCTACTGGAATATATCAGAACTGCAATGCTTGTGTGAAAAGCGGTGTAAGTGTCAGAAAGTAAAGCACAGGCTGTAGCAGTCAATTTTTAATACAGTGTTTAGTGTGATGTTATCtgccacacaacaacacacaacatagGTCATTAAGCCTAATGGAGTTTGAGATGTCAGCTTTACTGTAAGGTTGACTATGACCAAATTTATTTCAATCGTTAATatcaaaaaaacagtttactgATAAAATATTCTGATCAGGCCAATTTAtcctcacacacatgtgtatgtaCAATAAGAAGGTCATTTGTTACTTATTTAGAAACATTTAGAAGAAGACAAATTGTtatgcatgtttaaaaaaaaaaataaaaaagcatatCCTACCTCTCTTTTGCGAGTAGGAGAATCCGCCACTTCTGACAGGCTGTCATCAGTATCTGGCTCCTTGTAGCTTTTGGTAGAGATGGCTGCAGCTCTTTTGGGTCTATAGACAGCCATATGTGGtgtcctggatgctgcttcaggCTTCAAGGTTTTCCTTGGCTGATCCAGTGCTTTCACCATCTTTTGATAAAACAATGACACACTGTGGCTGATTAGGGGAGTGCATCTTACATTTATGGCATATTATTTACTAACTACACTAAACTGAACTATACTAAAAAAGAATAGAATACTCCCTTACCTTACAGCTGGATTTGGTACTATTCCATACAGGTTTTGGGGAGGATGGCAGTAACTCTGGGAAATCATATGCCGTAAAAGAACGTATGGGATTATCACCATTCTTAAATAATTGCATCAACATTCAGCATTTATGTGATTTTATTCTAAATTAGAAGCATGCGGCTTACGTCCAGTATGAGGTGGCACAGCTTTTGCCTTTGTCAGCATCTGCTTGGAGTATTTGGTAATTCTGGGTTTAGACTTCCTGGATGACGCTCTCAGCCAACTGACCTCTGTCGAGGcattttctgtgtctgtgtcactgaaCAGATGTGTTTTCACATATCGCTTCTTCTGCTACACACGACAGAAGACAGATAGTCAAAATGTTTCCACAGTTCAACAAACATGAAGTGACACATTCTACAACTATAAAAAACTATAactataaaactataaaaaaaacatacaatggTATACCTTTGACAAAGGGCATTTTTTATTAGTTGTGTCGAGGAGTCCTGAGGAGTTCTGTGTGCTAAGGTCAAAtatggggagaaaaaaaaaaatctgtaggTTTTAATAGAAAGTTGTCATAAACCATTAGTTTGAATAGTTTGGCCACAAACTATCTGACCTACCTGCGTGATGAAGCAAGTGTATCAGCAACGGTTTTGTTTCCTTCCTATAAGACAATAAAACTGAgtttaaacactttaaaaacactTATAAGCACTCAAGTATGACATTCGATGATACAAAATACCCATAATCAACCATAAAAGTTTCCATTTACCGTTATACTCAATGGTGAATCAACATGGAAtgcaaaaatgtcttttctgtaaaacagaaaaaaggatgAAATGCATCCCTAGATGCACTGAAAATCAATGACTGTCTTTGAACTAAAGTATTACCTTGATCTGACAGAACTGTTCGCGGTTTTGCTGTGGGATTTTATTAGGCTAACAGCATCATTTATGTCTCTCTATAATGGATAAAATAAGTTTTAGCAAAACATGCAGGTCTCTTGCCAAGAAAAGCTGAGACGTTAACAAGAAATGATGACTACTTACTTTATCAGTTGATAACCAGCTCCTATTAAAGattggaagaaaaaacaaaccgTAAATGACCCTTATTCCAGGAATGTAGTATTTTCATTTATTACAGAAGAACACAATGCAGTTAAACATGTGTATACCTGTTGGAGAGTGGAAAAATCTTGTTTTtcgcattttttttttctttgggttCGTTGTTCATCTCATAGCGGCTAGAGATGAGCTTCACTATAGTGTTTGCAAGTCCTGTGTCTTTCTGAGTAGACAAggtagaaagaaaaataatgtcATTACACCATTagacaaatattaaaaaaaaaaacctctaaaAGTTACCAAATACAAACCTTGTATTTGCTTGAACTGGGTCTCTTAGTTTCAGTGTTAATGTTGGGTGTTATTTTCTCCTGCAGAGTTTCAGTTACAGAGGCCTTAACTGAAGCTTTGATTGGATTGAAATCTGCCTTAAACATCATATGGTCTCTACTCTTCCCTGTGCCAGGGGCATTTCCTTCAGCATGCTGGACTTTGGGAGTACACAATGAGGACTTGCACAGGTCTCCTGAGATTCTGTTTTTAGAGTCCCCATTCAGGATTTTTCCTTGTAGTGCAACTGGCTTCTTAGTTGTAGATTCTTGGGTCCTCTCATGAATGCCCTGCTGGAGACGCTGAATGAGTTCAGAATGGAGTTCCTTTTGGCGGACTCTGCTAGAGTCTGACACTGGCGACCCATGTGCTATGCATGGGTGGGGCTCTTGTTGTCTTGCCAAATGAGGCTGACGcactataaaataaataaataaatgaattattaaaaaaatatgcataatGTTAGTAACAACTCAGGGATATTTGGGGCCACTGTTTACCAGAGCTTGACAGAGAGCTGATTTTCTGTGTGGGTGTCACTAGCATTTTAGAAACTGACAATTTGCTCCAGGTAGAAGATCTGCAACTTCAATATATTAGCATATTTAGACATACTCTTCTTCGACACATGGTGACTGTTGTTCTACTGAAACAATGGAAGATTTACAGTACTTAcgtgtttctctctgttctgtGTTGGGTATCTGGCACAAAATTACTATCTGTAGTAAAAAGATCATGGATAGGTTTAACAGTTTGAAGAGTAACCTTGCAATTCTATTTTTGCGCCAAGTCCAAATACTGAACCACATACCCAGAGAGTTTTCCTCTCCATCTCCAGTAAGAACCACTTCTTCAGCTAGTGATATGTTCTAAAGGACAGGCATAGACAACATATGTAACTGAATTATGCAGTACATTTTgagaaaatataaattacatccAGGGCCATCCTATAAGATTCAACACATCAATAAAGAACTTTAATATGTATGTTAATGCAGctctgtcatccaggtcatctttCATTCAAGAACTTGAAGCAGGACAACTGGACATTTGTGGCTCCTCCAAGCTTAATTTATGAATGCAAAAGCATTGAAAGGCTATAGACTTAAATGCTCAAAATGACTTAAGTAATAGACTGTCATCAGAGAAGCGAAGGGTTATGGAAACTGAGAACACCACTAGACATTCCGAGGTACTGTCATTCAGTTCGCATGCGCTAACTCTTTTCAtcaccacacaggtaaaaacacaattatGTCCACAATTCAAATGTATCATTGAAAAAAAGGTGCACTATTACTATAAACATTTTCTTGGTCAGCCTGATTCTTTATGGAGGCTGTGCTCTGTAGAGATCTACCACACTGAAGAatatttaaagtgtgtgtatgtagtgcATGCATAACATATACTCAGTTTTCAGTCATACCTGCTCTTTCACACTCACTGCAAGTGTTGTGGTGACATCACTTCTTTTAGGAGCTGGCCCATGTGAATGAACCATGTCCAGAGATGGCTTATCTTTGCCCTTTGTGTGAGTGCCTAGGAATGgacaaaaatatgtgttttgGTTGACAACTGACATTCATTTATAGTCATCGACATTAAGTAAGCCGTTTATTTCTCAAACTACAGGGAACTCGGTGGGATAGAGCAAGTTACCTCCTGAACCGCAAAAACAAGTTTACAGAACAATCAAATTTGTGTTTCCACTACAAAACAGTGTAATCTTTAAAACAGTGTGGATGCCCTGGAATTATTTCAAGAGTGAAAATTCATTATAAATGATAGAAAATTTCAGACTTCAAGTAATCGCATGTATATGATACCATGAAGATAAAACCATTATAGTGCAACTTGACAGTTTCTAGTGTGACCTACTTGATGGCTTAACAGCAAAAAGGGAACTGCCACAGTGCACACTTCCTGCACTGCCACTAATGCAGCTGATGGGCTCTGAAATCCTCTTCTTGGGCGGGGCCGCCATCTGGATGGGCAGTGAGAATGGGTATGTGACGCATTTCAATGttcagtgttttcattttaagtACTCCTAGTCACCTCCTATCTTTCTTCCTTCAAACAATCCATTGTTTAAGTCAGTTGTGTGGGGATAatgcattacattttttaaatcaaattacTTTAGAGTAAGTTAGAGGCAATGCAATGTGCATTTATCATGTTACAGAACTTTAAAAGATCATTATTACTGACAAACCTGTATGCTATGGTAAAAGTTACTATACTTAACTTCTACATGTTTGACATTGTATACAACCCTTTTACCTTTTTGGGTGCAGCAGAGGCCTGAAAAACATCAGGGgtagtattttttttactttccccAAGGGAAAGCTGGCTCTCTGGAACAATCTACATGAACAATCGCATGCAGTACCACAATTAGTCAAAATCATGCTTTCCTTTTTTATGTTCAAGGCATTCCTGATCCAGTATTTTAAACATAATTACAAAGGCAGAACGTCCAGTACAATTTCAATTAATTCAATTTAACCACATCTAAAAATCAATACACATTAATTTTAGAGGTGAtcaaaaattataataataattataaaaatTACAGTTCTACAGTGATATATGTTGGCAAATTGTGGTTACCTGGGTGATGTTCTCATCCATTATACTTTTAGATGTAGATAGTACAGATGTTCCCTGGTACAGCAGACATTTGTTAATGTTATTCCATTTTTACCATTTTCTTCCACAACTTTCTAATCAAACATGATTTTAGTCAACACTCTGCTTATACACAAAACATATTCACTGTGTTaaaattgtttcttttttaagctttttgtAGTCATTTACCAGACATTTATATAATGCtgtgaaacaacaaacaaaatgtgctagattcaattaaaaatgaaatgacatcGTAATGGTAATAAAGTAATAAATCCCTACTTTGCTTTTGCTGTGTCCAAAGACATTATGAGCTGCCTGCAGAATGTCAAGAGAGGAGCTAAAATGGATGGTAAGACTGGATCCTTCCACTGCACCAACAACCACAATCTCTGAGAGCTTTATC is part of the Parambassis ranga chromosome 7, fParRan2.1, whole genome shotgun sequence genome and harbors:
- the sycp2 gene encoding synaptonemal complex protein 2 codes for the protein MASAVSTQLENAIDAALKNGNVQALEAFLQVDVNKETPIKCSQQFLNKLDTFVIRSLDQKDPKAATLGLSSLCRCGVNFKLTNGGQGLPALIGQGLIKKMVIWFEKCRQLWIRCGQQWDETLLTLSEDFLNALTVVHEACKEGTYKITESFLYPVGELSVDSRIYILIKKEAIRTLNFILDKIPVELKKKRKILTSQEASDIRLKLAGEILEGGDYDFQSSLMEALCRMATPAQRRELADRWFSMGHVASAFAKICDSEFETGCRKFLNMVNGMQGDKKRVYSYPCLEVYLDKFELLMPVDEQLEEFWIDFNLGSHSISFYFSSADEEEKGSHWETLCIHENEVLSYTVTEKGKSKVLQIKLSEIVVVGAVEGSSLTIHFSSSLDILQAAHNVFGHSKSKGTSVLSTSKSIMDENITQIVPESQLSLGESKKNTTPDVFQASAAPKKMAAPPKKRISEPISCISGSAGSVHCGSSLFAVKPSSTHTKGKDKPSLDMVHSHGPAPKRSDVTTTLAVSVKEQNISLAEEVVLTGDGEENSLDSNFVPDTQHRTERNTCRSSTWSKLSVSKMLVTPTQKISSLSSSVRQPHLARQQEPHPCIAHGSPVSDSSRVRQKELHSELIQRLQQGIHERTQESTTKKPVALQGKILNGDSKNRISGDLCKSSLCTPKVQHAEGNAPGTGKSRDHMMFKADFNPIKASVKASVTETLQEKITPNINTETKRPSSSKYKKDTGLANTIVKLISSRYEMNNEPKEKKNAKNKIFPLSNRSWLSTDKRDINDAVSLIKSHSKTANSSVRSRKDIFAFHVDSPLSITEGNKTVADTLASSRSTQNSSGLLDTTNKKCPLSKQKKRYVKTHLFSDTDTENASTEVSWLRASSRKSKPRITKYSKQMLTKAKAVPPHTGQLLPSSPKPVWNSTKSSCKMVKALDQPRKTLKPEAASRTPHMAVYRPKRAAAISTKSYKEPDTDDSLSEVADSPTRKRENSDHLQNTGKTNEPPLIKTKNTAKKKLASYMKPDLECVSEKLQQRKNETYSEAPEKKRKGTFSEQTTGPNYRKGECDNQSNLKKPAALKQQKLNTKNAITAQEQMKESWTSCQTSSCPSPPVIEKMRSVEMSVPTLDLTCSLLLTPRGSHLPPSPNPPCQDTPSPVMQLPKPCSTVSRKENCNLSVCGADKNRSSYKTQSIQSPSSLHFQGGQINGPSATKPLLSSTVIEMDNPPMPSPPQSPFHRDSVNYSHQNGLSKESSLSLDSLSQSSTKSSILSCRDKNSSVLLAVSRETENTPLSDQDLACCDFSGPSRKRHISLSSHSDVDEKEQRKKRKTRRQNSPRMKPRKLFQSFAADGVSRVMTSSHIGTSRWNADIADMDMDDDLELPSINVKPPNLCQHMGSELNKTFQTSGRMTELHKQCMKAVQQHVSCINMQVTKYRTERLQQVQKVLLEEINKLEQNDTELQSMEKDLTMFWKNQTMAFHSYQKQETQRNETLKKAIESTACYSLEYEEGVFTSKMCAIKNDMKSVQDRLLSEMLGEQIQSVKRGLYSLFFP